A DNA window from Pyrus communis chromosome 3, drPyrComm1.1, whole genome shotgun sequence contains the following coding sequences:
- the LOC137729521 gene encoding uncharacterized protein YNL011C isoform X1, with amino-acid sequence MADGWLGPSHSPVLVGVVTPTLPQFPLRSHSTMSTLRSQNPNHLRCSSSPAIPSPSPPPPSLLVFSGGTAFNGVVEELKSFTTRVAHVLPVSDDGGSTAEIVRVLGGPAVGDIRSRCLRLADKSTSEAVAVRRLLGHRLPLDSRQAKSEWYDIVEGEHSLWTGVSKPYRETIRAFLAYFQNQILRRSDESFCFSNGSIGNFFFAGARTFFQSLDAAIFLFSRVSDIPSESLVLPVISTNDRLTLGCELWDGTIIRGQNEISHPTKGHTEPVNKGSSSFPALPSRIKQVFYMSSEGQNLLHEVFPAANPAVLDQLRNVDCVVYAMGSLFTSICPSLVLIGIGEIISSKSCPKVLLLNGTRDRETSGFSASCFVTAITDALNRTYGNPHKSLENLPNQYINTLLVPKGGEVPIDVQRLAAQGIFNVSDLSQIVVDSIRDPKAGVVFDPKSLIQALAGVIGRYGSTNLAVVQ; translated from the exons ATGGCGGACGGTTGGTTGGGTCCCTCTCACTCTCCGGTTCTTGTCGGTGTTGTCACTCCCACTCTCCCCCAATTCCCTCTCAGATCTCATTCCACCATGTCTACCCTCCGctcccaaaaccctaaccaccTCCGCTGCTCCTCCTCCCCCGCCATCCCCAGCCCTAGCCCTCCCCCGCCCTCCTTGCTCGTCTTCTCAGGCGGGACTGCCTTCAACGGCGTCGTTGAGGAGCTCAAGAGTTTCACCACTCGCGTCGCCCACGTCCTTCCTGTTTCCGACGACGGCGGAAGCACGGCCGAGATTGTTCGCGTCCTCG GCGGTCCCGCTGTCGGAGATATACGTTCGAGATGCTTGAGATTGGCTGATAAGAGCACTTCCGAGGCGGTGGCCGTTCGCAGATTGCTTGGCCACCGGTTGCCGCTCGATTCGCGGCAGGCCAAATCCGAATG GTATGATATTGTGGAAGGAGAACATTCTCTATGGACGGGAGTATCGAAACCATACAGGGAAACCATTCGTGCTTTTCTGGCTTATTTTCAGAATCAA ATTCTCCGGCGATCAGATGAATCATTTTGCTTCAGTAATGGCAG cATTGGGAATTTCTTCTTTGCAGGAGCACGTACATTTTTTCAGTCCTTAGATGctgcaatttttttgttttctcgtGTGTCAGATATCCCTTCAGAAAGTCTTGTCCTCCCCGTGATTTCTACCAATGACAGGCTTACATTAGGATGTGAATTATGG GATGGAACTATAATACGAGGCCAGAACGAAATTTCTCATCCAACCAAGGGACATACAGAACCTGTCAATAAG GGAAGCTCTTCATTTCCAGCACTTCCTTCGAGAATAAAGCAGGTATTCTACATGTCAAGTGAGGGCCAAAACTTGCTGCATGAG GTCTTCCCTGCTGCAAACCCAGCTGTCCTGGATCAGTTGCGTAATGTGGACTGCGTAGTTTATGCCATGGGATCCCTGTTTACTTCTATTTGCCCATCACTG GTGTTGATTGGCATTGGGGAGATTATATCGTCAAAGTCCTGCCCCAAG GTGCTTTTGTTAAATGGTACCCGTGATCGAGAGACAAGTGGTTTTTCAGCTTCTTGCTTTGTAACCGCTATTACAGATGCCCTAAATCGAACATATGGAAATCCTCATAAGAGTCTTGAAAACCTT CCTAATCAATACATCAATACTCTATTAGTTCCCAAAGGTGGTGAGGTTCCTATAGATGTTCAACGCTTGGCTGCCCAAGGAATCTTTAATGTG AGTGACCTTTCGCAGATTGTTGTCGATTCCATACGTGATCCAAAAGCTGGTGTAGTCTTCGACCCAAAGTCGTTAATACAAGCCCTTGCTGGTGTGATAGGCAGATACGGGAGTACAAATCTTGCAGTAGTCCAATGA
- the LOC137729521 gene encoding uncharacterized protein YNL011C isoform X3: protein MADGWLGPSHSPVLVGVVTPTLPQFPLRSHSTMSTLRSQNPNHLRCSSSPAIPSPSPPPPSLLVFSGGTAFNGVVEELKSFTTRVAHVLPVSDDGGSTAEIVRVLGGPAVGDIRSRCLRLADKSTSEAVAVRRLLGHRLPLDSRQAKSEWYDIVEGEHSLWTGVSKPYRETIRAFLAYFQNQILRRSDESFCFSNGSIGNFFFAGARTFFQSLDAAIFLFSRVSDIPSESLVLPVISTNDRLTLGCELWDGTIIRGQNEISHPTKGHTEPVNKGSSSFPALPSRIKQVFYMSSEGQNLLHEVFPAANPAVLDQLRNVDCVVYAMGSLFTSICPSLVLIGIGEIISSKSCPKVLLLNGTRDRETSGFSASCFVTAITDALNRTYGNPHKSLENLPNQYINTLLVPKGGEVPIDVQRLAAQGIFNVTRVTFRRLLSIPYVIQKLV, encoded by the exons ATGGCGGACGGTTGGTTGGGTCCCTCTCACTCTCCGGTTCTTGTCGGTGTTGTCACTCCCACTCTCCCCCAATTCCCTCTCAGATCTCATTCCACCATGTCTACCCTCCGctcccaaaaccctaaccaccTCCGCTGCTCCTCCTCCCCCGCCATCCCCAGCCCTAGCCCTCCCCCGCCCTCCTTGCTCGTCTTCTCAGGCGGGACTGCCTTCAACGGCGTCGTTGAGGAGCTCAAGAGTTTCACCACTCGCGTCGCCCACGTCCTTCCTGTTTCCGACGACGGCGGAAGCACGGCCGAGATTGTTCGCGTCCTCG GCGGTCCCGCTGTCGGAGATATACGTTCGAGATGCTTGAGATTGGCTGATAAGAGCACTTCCGAGGCGGTGGCCGTTCGCAGATTGCTTGGCCACCGGTTGCCGCTCGATTCGCGGCAGGCCAAATCCGAATG GTATGATATTGTGGAAGGAGAACATTCTCTATGGACGGGAGTATCGAAACCATACAGGGAAACCATTCGTGCTTTTCTGGCTTATTTTCAGAATCAA ATTCTCCGGCGATCAGATGAATCATTTTGCTTCAGTAATGGCAG cATTGGGAATTTCTTCTTTGCAGGAGCACGTACATTTTTTCAGTCCTTAGATGctgcaatttttttgttttctcgtGTGTCAGATATCCCTTCAGAAAGTCTTGTCCTCCCCGTGATTTCTACCAATGACAGGCTTACATTAGGATGTGAATTATGG GATGGAACTATAATACGAGGCCAGAACGAAATTTCTCATCCAACCAAGGGACATACAGAACCTGTCAATAAG GGAAGCTCTTCATTTCCAGCACTTCCTTCGAGAATAAAGCAGGTATTCTACATGTCAAGTGAGGGCCAAAACTTGCTGCATGAG GTCTTCCCTGCTGCAAACCCAGCTGTCCTGGATCAGTTGCGTAATGTGGACTGCGTAGTTTATGCCATGGGATCCCTGTTTACTTCTATTTGCCCATCACTG GTGTTGATTGGCATTGGGGAGATTATATCGTCAAAGTCCTGCCCCAAG GTGCTTTTGTTAAATGGTACCCGTGATCGAGAGACAAGTGGTTTTTCAGCTTCTTGCTTTGTAACCGCTATTACAGATGCCCTAAATCGAACATATGGAAATCCTCATAAGAGTCTTGAAAACCTT CCTAATCAATACATCAATACTCTATTAGTTCCCAAAGGTGGTGAGGTTCCTATAGATGTTCAACGCTTGGCTGCCCAAGGAATCTTTAATGTG ACTAGAGTGACCTTTCGCAGATTGTTGTCGATTCCATACGTGATCCAAAAGCTGGTGTAG
- the LOC137729521 gene encoding uncharacterized protein YNL011C isoform X2, with protein sequence MADGWLGPSHSPVLVGVVTPTLPQFPLRSHSTMSTLRSQNPNHLRCSSSPAIPSPSPPPPSLLVFSGGTAFNGVVEELKSFTTRVAHVLPVSDDGGSTAEIVRVLGGPAVGDIRSRCLRLADKSTSEAVAVRRLLGHRLPLDSRQAKSEWYDIVEGEHSLWTGVSKPYRETIRAFLAYFQNQILRRSDESFCFSNGSIGNFFFAGARTFFQSLDAAIFLFSRVSDIPSESLVLPVISTNDRLTLGCELWDGTIIRGQNEISHPTKGHTEPVNKGSSSFPALPSRIKQVFYMSSEGQNLLHEVFPAANPAVLDQLRNVDCVVYAMGSLFTSICPSLVLIGIGEIISSKSCPKVLLLNGTRDRETSGFSASCFVTAITDALNRTYGNPHKSLENLPNQYINTLLVPKGGEVPIDVQRLAAQGIFNVIVVDSIRDPKAGVVFDPKSLIQALAGVIGRYGSTNLAVVQ encoded by the exons ATGGCGGACGGTTGGTTGGGTCCCTCTCACTCTCCGGTTCTTGTCGGTGTTGTCACTCCCACTCTCCCCCAATTCCCTCTCAGATCTCATTCCACCATGTCTACCCTCCGctcccaaaaccctaaccaccTCCGCTGCTCCTCCTCCCCCGCCATCCCCAGCCCTAGCCCTCCCCCGCCCTCCTTGCTCGTCTTCTCAGGCGGGACTGCCTTCAACGGCGTCGTTGAGGAGCTCAAGAGTTTCACCACTCGCGTCGCCCACGTCCTTCCTGTTTCCGACGACGGCGGAAGCACGGCCGAGATTGTTCGCGTCCTCG GCGGTCCCGCTGTCGGAGATATACGTTCGAGATGCTTGAGATTGGCTGATAAGAGCACTTCCGAGGCGGTGGCCGTTCGCAGATTGCTTGGCCACCGGTTGCCGCTCGATTCGCGGCAGGCCAAATCCGAATG GTATGATATTGTGGAAGGAGAACATTCTCTATGGACGGGAGTATCGAAACCATACAGGGAAACCATTCGTGCTTTTCTGGCTTATTTTCAGAATCAA ATTCTCCGGCGATCAGATGAATCATTTTGCTTCAGTAATGGCAG cATTGGGAATTTCTTCTTTGCAGGAGCACGTACATTTTTTCAGTCCTTAGATGctgcaatttttttgttttctcgtGTGTCAGATATCCCTTCAGAAAGTCTTGTCCTCCCCGTGATTTCTACCAATGACAGGCTTACATTAGGATGTGAATTATGG GATGGAACTATAATACGAGGCCAGAACGAAATTTCTCATCCAACCAAGGGACATACAGAACCTGTCAATAAG GGAAGCTCTTCATTTCCAGCACTTCCTTCGAGAATAAAGCAGGTATTCTACATGTCAAGTGAGGGCCAAAACTTGCTGCATGAG GTCTTCCCTGCTGCAAACCCAGCTGTCCTGGATCAGTTGCGTAATGTGGACTGCGTAGTTTATGCCATGGGATCCCTGTTTACTTCTATTTGCCCATCACTG GTGTTGATTGGCATTGGGGAGATTATATCGTCAAAGTCCTGCCCCAAG GTGCTTTTGTTAAATGGTACCCGTGATCGAGAGACAAGTGGTTTTTCAGCTTCTTGCTTTGTAACCGCTATTACAGATGCCCTAAATCGAACATATGGAAATCCTCATAAGAGTCTTGAAAACCTT CCTAATCAATACATCAATACTCTATTAGTTCCCAAAGGTGGTGAGGTTCCTATAGATGTTCAACGCTTGGCTGCCCAAGGAATCTTTAATGTG ATTGTTGTCGATTCCATACGTGATCCAAAAGCTGGTGTAGTCTTCGACCCAAAGTCGTTAATACAAGCCCTTGCTGGTGTGATAGGCAGATACGGGAGTACAAATCTTGCAGTAGTCCAATGA
- the LOC137729521 gene encoding uncharacterized protein YNL011C isoform X5, with protein sequence MADGWLGPSHSPVLVGVVTPTLPQFPLRSHSTMSTLRSQNPNHLRCSSSPAIPSPSPPPPSLLVFSGGTAFNGVVEELKSFTTRVAHVLPVSDDGGSTAEIVRVLGGPAVGDIRSRCLRLADKSTSEAVAVRRLLGHRLPLDSRQAKSEWYDIVEGEHSLWTGVSKPYRETIRAFLAYFQNQILRRSDESFCFSNGSIGNFFFAGARTFFQSLDAAIFLFSRVSDIPSESLVLPVISTNDRLTLGCELWDGTIIRGQNEISHPTKGHTEPVNKGSSSFPALPSRIKQVFYMSSEGQNLLHEVFPAANPAVLDQLRNVDCVVYAMGSLFTSICPSLVLIGIGEIISSKSCPKPNQYINTLLVPKGGEVPIDVQRLAAQGIFNVIVVDSIRDPKAGVVFDPKSLIQALAGVIGRYGSTNLAVVQ encoded by the exons ATGGCGGACGGTTGGTTGGGTCCCTCTCACTCTCCGGTTCTTGTCGGTGTTGTCACTCCCACTCTCCCCCAATTCCCTCTCAGATCTCATTCCACCATGTCTACCCTCCGctcccaaaaccctaaccaccTCCGCTGCTCCTCCTCCCCCGCCATCCCCAGCCCTAGCCCTCCCCCGCCCTCCTTGCTCGTCTTCTCAGGCGGGACTGCCTTCAACGGCGTCGTTGAGGAGCTCAAGAGTTTCACCACTCGCGTCGCCCACGTCCTTCCTGTTTCCGACGACGGCGGAAGCACGGCCGAGATTGTTCGCGTCCTCG GCGGTCCCGCTGTCGGAGATATACGTTCGAGATGCTTGAGATTGGCTGATAAGAGCACTTCCGAGGCGGTGGCCGTTCGCAGATTGCTTGGCCACCGGTTGCCGCTCGATTCGCGGCAGGCCAAATCCGAATG GTATGATATTGTGGAAGGAGAACATTCTCTATGGACGGGAGTATCGAAACCATACAGGGAAACCATTCGTGCTTTTCTGGCTTATTTTCAGAATCAA ATTCTCCGGCGATCAGATGAATCATTTTGCTTCAGTAATGGCAG cATTGGGAATTTCTTCTTTGCAGGAGCACGTACATTTTTTCAGTCCTTAGATGctgcaatttttttgttttctcgtGTGTCAGATATCCCTTCAGAAAGTCTTGTCCTCCCCGTGATTTCTACCAATGACAGGCTTACATTAGGATGTGAATTATGG GATGGAACTATAATACGAGGCCAGAACGAAATTTCTCATCCAACCAAGGGACATACAGAACCTGTCAATAAG GGAAGCTCTTCATTTCCAGCACTTCCTTCGAGAATAAAGCAGGTATTCTACATGTCAAGTGAGGGCCAAAACTTGCTGCATGAG GTCTTCCCTGCTGCAAACCCAGCTGTCCTGGATCAGTTGCGTAATGTGGACTGCGTAGTTTATGCCATGGGATCCCTGTTTACTTCTATTTGCCCATCACTG GTGTTGATTGGCATTGGGGAGATTATATCGTCAAAGTCCTGCCCCAAG CCTAATCAATACATCAATACTCTATTAGTTCCCAAAGGTGGTGAGGTTCCTATAGATGTTCAACGCTTGGCTGCCCAAGGAATCTTTAATGTG ATTGTTGTCGATTCCATACGTGATCCAAAAGCTGGTGTAGTCTTCGACCCAAAGTCGTTAATACAAGCCCTTGCTGGTGTGATAGGCAGATACGGGAGTACAAATCTTGCAGTAGTCCAATGA
- the LOC137729521 gene encoding uncharacterized protein YNL011C isoform X4 produces MADGWLGPSHSPVLVGVVTPTLPQFPLRSHSTMSTLRSQNPNHLRCSSSPAIPSPSPPPPSLLVFSGGTAFNGVVEELKSFTTRVAHVLPVSDDGGSTAEIVRVLGGPAVGDIRSRCLRLADKSTSEAVAVRRLLGHRLPLDSRQAKSEWYDIVEGEHSLWTGVSKPYRETIRAFLAYFQNQILRRSDESFCFSNGSIGNFFFAGARTFFQSLDAAIFLFSRVSDIPSESLVLPVISTNDRLTLGCELWDGTIIRGQNEISHPTKGHTEPVNKGSSSFPALPSRIKQVFYMSSEGQNLLHEVFPAANPAVLDQLRNVDCVVYAMGSLFTSICPSLVLIGIGEIISSKSCPKPNQYINTLLVPKGGEVPIDVQRLAAQGIFNVSDLSQIVVDSIRDPKAGVVFDPKSLIQALAGVIGRYGSTNLAVVQ; encoded by the exons ATGGCGGACGGTTGGTTGGGTCCCTCTCACTCTCCGGTTCTTGTCGGTGTTGTCACTCCCACTCTCCCCCAATTCCCTCTCAGATCTCATTCCACCATGTCTACCCTCCGctcccaaaaccctaaccaccTCCGCTGCTCCTCCTCCCCCGCCATCCCCAGCCCTAGCCCTCCCCCGCCCTCCTTGCTCGTCTTCTCAGGCGGGACTGCCTTCAACGGCGTCGTTGAGGAGCTCAAGAGTTTCACCACTCGCGTCGCCCACGTCCTTCCTGTTTCCGACGACGGCGGAAGCACGGCCGAGATTGTTCGCGTCCTCG GCGGTCCCGCTGTCGGAGATATACGTTCGAGATGCTTGAGATTGGCTGATAAGAGCACTTCCGAGGCGGTGGCCGTTCGCAGATTGCTTGGCCACCGGTTGCCGCTCGATTCGCGGCAGGCCAAATCCGAATG GTATGATATTGTGGAAGGAGAACATTCTCTATGGACGGGAGTATCGAAACCATACAGGGAAACCATTCGTGCTTTTCTGGCTTATTTTCAGAATCAA ATTCTCCGGCGATCAGATGAATCATTTTGCTTCAGTAATGGCAG cATTGGGAATTTCTTCTTTGCAGGAGCACGTACATTTTTTCAGTCCTTAGATGctgcaatttttttgttttctcgtGTGTCAGATATCCCTTCAGAAAGTCTTGTCCTCCCCGTGATTTCTACCAATGACAGGCTTACATTAGGATGTGAATTATGG GATGGAACTATAATACGAGGCCAGAACGAAATTTCTCATCCAACCAAGGGACATACAGAACCTGTCAATAAG GGAAGCTCTTCATTTCCAGCACTTCCTTCGAGAATAAAGCAGGTATTCTACATGTCAAGTGAGGGCCAAAACTTGCTGCATGAG GTCTTCCCTGCTGCAAACCCAGCTGTCCTGGATCAGTTGCGTAATGTGGACTGCGTAGTTTATGCCATGGGATCCCTGTTTACTTCTATTTGCCCATCACTG GTGTTGATTGGCATTGGGGAGATTATATCGTCAAAGTCCTGCCCCAAG CCTAATCAATACATCAATACTCTATTAGTTCCCAAAGGTGGTGAGGTTCCTATAGATGTTCAACGCTTGGCTGCCCAAGGAATCTTTAATGTG AGTGACCTTTCGCAGATTGTTGTCGATTCCATACGTGATCCAAAAGCTGGTGTAGTCTTCGACCCAAAGTCGTTAATACAAGCCCTTGCTGGTGTGATAGGCAGATACGGGAGTACAAATCTTGCAGTAGTCCAATGA
- the LOC137730214 gene encoding senescence-specific cysteine protease SAG12-like: MAFERNLLIITILVTLGTLASEATSRTLYQASIAEKHEQWMKKHGRVYQDSAEKERRFQIFKNNVEFVEKFNSEGNMTYSLYINRFSDMTYEEFLRDYTGYKQPTESTSSTAASFTYENLSLADVPQSIDWRENGAVTPVKFQGRCGCCWAFSAVAAVEGITQIKTGKLISLSEQQLVDCDTDNNGCQGGWMGNAFAYIQRNGGIASEENYPYQSLDGSAGTCDMNEANEAAAQITSYAEVRPNSETDLLKAVSMQPVSVAINASPAFQHYSGGVFTGDDCGTELNHAVTIIGYGTAEDGTPYWLIKNSWSDTWGENGYMKILRNAEAPGGVCSLATKATYPTK, encoded by the exons ATGGCTTTTGAAAGAAACCTTTTGATTATTACCATACTCGTCACCTTGGGGACCTTGGCATCTGAAGCCACGTCCCGCACATTGTACCAAGCTTCCATTGCTGAAAAACATGAGCAGTGGATGAAAAAGCATGGACGCGTTTACCAGGACAGCGCAGAGAAGGAAAGGCGtttccaaattttcaaaaacaatGTGGAGTTTGTCGAGAAATTCAACAGTGAAGGGAACATGACTTACAGCCTATACATCAACCGATTTTCGGATATGACCTATGAAGAATTCCTCAGGGATTATACTGGATACAAGCAGCCCACTGAATCAACCTCATCCACAGCTGCATCTTTCACATACGAAAACCTGAGCCTGGCTGATGTTCCCCAAAGCATTGACTGGAGGGAGAATGGAGCAGTTACTCCAGTAAAATTTCAAGGGCGCTGTG GTTGTTGCTGGGCATTTTCTGCAGTGGCTGCAGTCGAAGGGATTACCCAAATCAAAACTGGCAAATTGATCTCACTGTCTGAGCAACAACTTGTGGACTGTGATACAGATAACAATGGCTGCCAAGGTGGTTGGATGGGTAATGCCTTTGCATACATTCAACGAAACGGAGGAATTGCCAGTGAAGAAAATTACCCATACCAGAGTTTAGATGGCAGTGCCGGAACATGTGACATGAATGAGGCAAATGAGGCTGCCGCCCAGATTACTAGTTATGCAGAGGTACGTCCCAACAGTGAAACCGATCTACTCAAGGCTGTGTCCATGCAACCAGTCTCCGTTGCCATCAATGCGTCACCAGCCTTTCAGCATTATTCAGGCGGGGTGTTCACGGGCGATGATTGTGGGACAGAATTGAACCACGCTGTTACCATCATTGGGTATGGGACAGCTGAAGATGGCACCCCCTATTGGTTAATCAAGAATTCATGGTCCGATACGTGGGGTGAGAATGGCTACATGAAGATTCTTAGAAACGCTGAAGCCCCAGGTGGTGTTTGTAGCCTCGCTACGAAAGCTACCTATCCGACTAAGTAA